The genomic region gcttacatggtccatgtggtggtgcgggaatgcatgagcCCGGTGGGATTCAACCCCCTTATCATCAAAAAAAGAAAATTTTGAagaattagtttttttttttatataatataagaTTATGTGAAAAAGATTGGATTTTGATGTTGATCGGGAGAAAGTTAACTATTGATTATGTGATGGGATTACCGCCTTACCGGTCTACTTTGAGTTTTCCGTTTTAAGTTGAGGTTCGAGTTAGGTTTGGTCGAGTCAGTGATGTATTTTCTGATATCTTTACTTTATTTTCTCTGTATTCTTGTTTTAATTTGTTTCGAGTTTTTGTTTGGCTAATTTGGTTTTTGAGCAGGAACTGTATTCGGTTGTGTTTTTTGGGCTGAAATCGTTGAAATTCCTAATGCTACAATGTTTCCCCTTTTCACGGTCCTCCATGAAACAACTGTACCTGCTAAGGACATAAGGGAGATGATTGACTGTGCGCTGCAGACACGAGATCTTGGTAATCATACGAACATACCATGTTTACATATTAATTACGTATTCTATATATAAGGGAGATGATTGACTGTGCGGTTGTTTACAGTTAACGTTAATTGGAAGGCAGACTTTGCAACGTTTGAGATTGGAAGCGACAAAAAATGGGCGTATGACTATAGCCAGAATGCGGTTAGAGAACCAACAGAGTTGAAAAACGAGGATACCTACCAGGCAGAGTTCAATTGGAGTTATACAAGTTTGATGAAGGAGGTGTCTTTTCTAAGCGATAAAGTCAGTGTGCACTTCCTGACAGTTCCGGAGGAGCACGTCTTGTTTAAGTTCCACATCGGAGAATTAGGTGATTTCATGTTAATTAAGAAGGCTTTTTTCGAGGTCCCTGACATGAACATGAACACTGACGGGGATGCATGCGACAGTATTACTCTTGAAACCGTCTCTATTTCCTAGCTGTTTGCTTATGCTTTAGGTTTgatccaaccaaacaaattatGCTGCTGGTTTTCGAGTCTttagttcattttttttttttttttttgaaatcaacTGCCCGAAGGTCTTACTCAATTAATAACTTATCAAAATGAACAGCAGAGTTTGCAGACGATGGTAAGCCATCATCCCATACAACTTTACCCGAAACACGAGGGAAACAATGAGTTAAAGCATGAGCtacacaattattattattacgagaAACATTTAACCATATGACCGACTGAAGCTTGGAACTACATTCGAGTATGTCTTCGATCAGCAGCACGAACGTACTTCGTCCCGTCTTCCCTTCCTTAAGAGCTTCAATAACTTGTAAGCAATCACTCGCTACTTCAACATTTTGGATCCCCCGCCTCACCACTTCCTCCAACCCATCAAGCACCGCACACGCCTCCGCCACAGGAACCTCCCATTGTTGATCCCGGCCAGTCGACACGCCCCACATCACATCGCCATTTGAATCCCGACAAATGACTCCCGTAGTAACCCCTCGCCATCCTTCACCCCTGCATCAACATTAATTTTAACATAGTCGTGCCTCGCTGCCTTCCACCCTCCTTCCTCCCTATCCCCTCCCTTCGACCTCCGCGCTGCATTTGTACCCCGCACCTCCCCCTCACTTACCCCCAACCCCTCCTGTATCACATCCCTTGCCCTCTTAACAACTAGCTCCGGCTCAACCAAAACATTATCGAATATGACTTTGTTCCAGTGTTCCCATATAGCCCAACACCCAACCATGCATCAATTTAACACACTCCGTCACACACATAGCTTGCCAACAAGCCTCCACCCACTCCTTCACATCACCCCCTTATGCTCCGCCGCAGCCTCAATCCCCAACCCCTTCCAAACCCACTGTGCCACCCCACAATCCCGAAATAAATGTAAGCTTGACTCTATAGAAGAATGACAAAAGGAACAAAAAGAAGACTCACCTCCGACTCGCGCCACAATGTTCACCCTCGTAGCTAATGCTTCACTACACAGTTGCCAAAAGAAGAGCTTCACACGAGGCCAAATCGAAAAATTCCACAGTCGATTCCAGAGCCGCTTCACTCTATCCCCATCTGAGCTGTCTGCCATGTCCCCCACCTCACCAGCCAACATCTTATACGCACTACGAACCGTGTAAATTCCATCCCTTTCCTGCCCCCAATACCAAATGTCTCGCGGTCTATTTGGGCTTACCCGAATGTTCCTTATGCGTTCCCGTTCAAAAGGCAAGAAGAAATGGCGCAGCTTCCCCTCATCCCACTCGAACCCATTCGACATAAGCAGCTCCGCAACCCTCATCACCTCATTCCCCGGACCACACGGCGAGATAACACGCCATGTATGCGAGTTTGGAATCCATGCATAGCCCCAAACCTTCGTATCCATATCGTCCCCTATGCGCCGCCTAAGGCCCTGTTCCATGACCATTCGAGCATCGAAAATACTTCGCCACGTATAGCTAGGATTATTTCCAAACCGATCTGTCATAAACTCCCCATCCGGGAAATACTTCGCCTTCATAAGACGGGTCCAAAGGCTATCCAGATTAATTATGAGGCGCGTTAGTTCATTTTTCGTTAGTCATGGTTGTATGAAATTATCTTGAGATACATCGATCGGGGTTGACCAAGTTTAGACCAAATTTGACTTTTCTCCGTAATTCTTTATTCCGTCCCGTTGATGAAAGTTATGACCCCGAACGGGGTTTCATGCACTGGGGAAGCGTGCATAACCTCATCGAGActccttttcttcattttcacctacaaaccacaaaaaaaaacactGTAACAATTGTTGTaaattacaaatattaactaaaattaaactaaaaaatgtaaagaaatgagaggTTTTGATTGTTTGGAAGCATAAAAATTAAACCTATAATCTACTTTACTCTATGCATTCGGCTCTCTGCTTGTGCCCCCCAACAAATATGACGGGTGCCTTCCATTTTGTTATCTGCCCACattttagggggtgtttggttcacgcgtgggtatgggtttggaatcgggaatcatacctgggtggtatcgggttggaacttgatacctcataccttgtgtttggttcaattttgggggtatgggagttagaaatcaatcaaagctaaaaaaattttcaaaatacaattttttttaataataatttttatactattaaatcatgtagataaaatttaatcaaatgaaaaatataaaaatattttttttacaattttttttatcactttttaataTCTGTAATTTGATACCataggtatcaatctcatacccacccccctccatgggtatgagaaacccacacctcatgggtttgaggtatgggtatgaaaccttcatttccgtcaaacaaacacatggtatgggtttggttcattccaaactcatacctcatacctatattgggtgaaccaaacacccccttaaagTGATAGCCCAACTCATGGAAATAAGGTGCAATGTTGGAATTGGTGGTCAACTAGTATCTAGTATAGACCACGTGCGTTATATGCACTTTAATTATagagttttaatttttagtatattatttatattatagATTATaaattgcaatttattgtttttataatgtttctcattattttattttatttgaaaaaaaaaatttaaacaacaaaattaatcaagagatttatataataacatgaaaagtgtattttaatgaaaatatttttttacgCAAAATTagtgatattattttgtactcTAATTTTTTTATATCTTCCACTTATCAAAATCTCTTTTCTTTCACAAAATGTCATCTTCAAGCAAAAAAGAAGTTATATTTGTGTGTCGAAAAGAGCGATCAAATTATTGTCTAGGAGATCGAGAGAAAATAAATGGGAATACTAAAAATGCAGGGGAGATTGTTTTTAATAACATATCTTTTAGTTATGACTTATCTTACAAAATCAACGAATTTTTTATCAGAAAAATTTAGGAGAGACAAATCCTCTATACGACAAATTTTTGTAGataggaaattatatcaaaataggaaagTAAATAAGAGTTTACATCAAAATAGAAAAGgtgtttttaggcggaaaaatgTGAAACTTTTCCTATTCATTAGTAGTATATAGGGGATTCTTTATACGGCTTATTTCCGTTACGTCTTTCTTTAGTCCGTCTCGGTCCGTTTTATTGCACTTGTTTTCACTCACCTTGGTACCTACATGATAAAAATATGGAACGAGTACCGAAATTCCGACATTGTATGACGTAATAATTATTTTAAATTAATTGTCTAATGAGCTATTTAACGCTAAATTAAGTAAATATTGCTAGCTCGAGTTATTAATTCGATCGAATAAGAGATAAAATGCGAGTTCAAAATACGTAAAATAAAGTGTCAAGGACGTAGGATTGCATATAATATTGAATGAATGTATATTTCTTGTGTATTATCATTTACACTATCAAATATATATATGAAGGAATTAGCTATAACAAAGGTAAGGGAATAATTACAATATCAACTAATGGAGGCAAGGAGAGATTGTTGCCATAAGGGTGAGAGAGCCGTTGGAGAGAGCTGTTGGAGGTAAAGAGTTGTTGAATGTCCATGGGCTTGAGCCCATCGTAATACCCCCCCTCAAGCTGCGGCGTGGAGAGTCGAGACGCCCAGCTTGGAGAGCAAGTCATCGAAGGGAATGCGACCAAGAGCCTTTGTAAAAATATCTGCGAGCTGAGCTTTAGTGTGGATGTAGCTTGGTCGAATAGTCCCGTTGATAATTTCATCGCGAACAAAATGGCAATCGACTTCAATGTGCTTAGTTCGTTCGTGAAAGACCGGATTGCGGGCTATATGGAGGGcggattgattgtcgcatgagaGTTCAATCGGCTTGTCATGCGTGATTCCAAGGAAGTGAAGAAGCCCTTTTAGCCACTTGAGTTCCCCAACCGTGTAAGCCATGGCGCGATATTCGGCTTCGGCGGATGATTTGGAGACTGTATtctgtttctttgttttccatgaGATAGGTGAGCCGCCTAGAAAGACGATGTAGGCAGACAAGGATCGACGTGTGGTCGGGCAGCTTGCATAGTCCGCATCGCAGTATGCGTGAAGTTGTAAATTGTCCGTAGTCTTGAATAGGAGACCTTGACCTGGGCTATTTTTAAGATAACGAACAACTTGTAAGGCGGCTTGCCAATGGTCAAGCCGTGGGGAATTCATAAATTGAGCAAGTGTATGAACGGAGTAAATAAGTTCGGGGCGAGTGATGGTGAGATATACTAGCCGGCCAACCAAACGTCGGTATGGTTGGGGGTCGTTGATTACGGGTGAAGTGGAAATCCCAAGTCGGTGATTAGGTTCCATTGGGATTGCCGCGGGCTTAGACCCCAGGAGCCCAGTTTCGCCCAAAATGTCAAGGGCGTATTTTCGTTGTGAGACGAAGAGGCCGGTTTTGTTTCGGGCTATTTCGAGGCCCAAAAAATATTTTAAGGGGCCGAGGTCTTTCATGTGGAAACAAGTACTTAAGTAGGTTTTAAAATGAGCAATTTTGGAAGCATTGTTTCCACACACGACCAGGTCGTCGACGTAGACCAAGACGTGGATCTCGGTTATATCTTTGGAAATAGAAAAGAGGGAGTGATCGAAGGGGCATTGTTGGAAGCCATATGATTTTAGAGCGGAAGCAAGTTTGGCATACCAACAACGCGGAGCCTGTCGAAGACCATATAAGGATTTTCGTAACCTGCAAACCTTACCATTTGTTTCTTTGATGAGAACCGGGTGGGGGTTTCATGTAAACCTCTTCATTGAGATCGCCATGGAGGAAGGCGTTGTGAACATCCATCTGGTGAATGTCCCATCGTTTGGCAGCTGCTATCGCGAGGAGAGTGCGTACTGTCACCATTTTAATAGTAGGGGCGAAAGTTTCATTATAGTCGATCCCTTCAATTTGGCGATTGCCCATGACCACTAGTCGGGCTTTGTAGCGCTCAATAGTTCCGTCGgcattgtatttaattttatagaCCCATTTGCACCCGATCGCCTTTTTATTCTGTGGAAGATCTTCGAGTGTCCAAGTGGAGTTTCTTTCGAGGGCATCGATTTCACTTTTCATTGCGTCGCGCCATTGTGGTACCTGCATAGCTTCTTTGAACGTGCTAGGCTCGTGATTGTTGGTCACGGCCGATAAGAAACATTTATAGTTAGGGGAGAATTTATCGTAAGAAATAACGTGGGAAATTGGATATAAAGTACCTGAAGATGATGTCGATGTGGTGAGAACTTGTGTCGAAGGGCGTTTCTTGGGTTGAACATAATCTTTAAGACGAGTGCTGGGTATTTTCGGGCGTTGTCCTTTGCCCATGTGTGAGGTATCGGTTTGTTCGGGTGGTGGGGTGGTAGAGGTCGATGAGTTTGGTGTGGTTACGTGTGGTGGAGAAGTGGAGGGGCGGGGTTCGGTGTTCTCAGGTTCGGGAGTGGTGGATGCCGTGGAGGTGTCGGTGGAAGGGGTTGTGGTGGAGGTAGTCGTGTCGTGGGGGGTAGGAGTGGTGATCATAGGGATTGTGTCGTCGAGGAAAGGAGTAGTGGTGGGTGTTGGGTCGGTAGCCTGGGATTGGTAAGGAAAAATGTGTTCTATGAATCGGACATCGCGGGAACAAAATTGAGTTCCCGTGTCAAGGTCGTAAACCCGCCACCCCTTCTTGCCCATAGGGTATCCAATAAAGAGACATTTCTTGCTTCGTGGGGCAAATTTGTCCCGTGAGCGATTAATATTTTTGGCATAGCAGAGACATCCAAAAGTGCGGAGATGGGCCATCGATGGAGGTTTGTTAAAGAGAATCTCAAAAGGAGTTTTACCGTGATGAATTGAGCTCGGGGTCCGGTTGATAAGGTAAACGGCGGTAAGAATGCATTCCCCCAAAAACCGATCGGTAAATGAGCTTGAAATAAAAGAGCACGGGCGACATTTAAAATGTGACGGTGTTTTCTTTCGACCCGAGCATTTTGTTGTGGAGTGTCGACATTAGAAGTTTGAAAAATGATACCGTTTTCAAGGAAAAAATTTTGAAAGCTTGTGAATTCGTTACCATTATCGCTGCGTAAAGTTTTAATTTTCTTATTAAATTGGCGTTCCACGAAAGCAAAAAAGTTTAACAAAGTTTGTCGTGTGTCACTTTTCTGACGAATTAAATATACCCATGTGGAGCGGGAAAAGTCGTCAACGAGCGTTAAAAAATATTGGGACCCACATGAAGCCTGTTCGGAGTACGGACCCCACAAATCAACATGAATTAAATCAAAAATAGTGTCCGTATTATTCAAACTTAAAGAAAAAGGTTCTCGAGTTTGCTTGGCTCGAAAACAAATATCACAGTCTTTGCTATGAAAAGAAGTTTTAATAGTTTTGCAGAAAGGTAAAAACCGAAAAATATTTGAGGAGAGATGCCCCAACCTTCGATGCCAGAGTTCGTCGGTGTCGGGGGTAGTCACGGTGTGAAGGGCTTGAGGTTGTGGGCCATACACTTCTGTCAAATAATATAGCCCCTCGACTTGTTCACCCGCACCAATCATCATCTTCGAAAAACGGTCCTGAATAAAACATAAGCGATGAGAAAATTGGACAATTAATGACGAATCAAGTAAAAGTGAAGAGACCGAAATAAGATGGCAATTTAATTTGTCAGAGAACAAGACATTGCGTAAGATAAAGTTAGTTGATAAATAAATATCGCCGCATTGAGTGGCGTATGTAAATTCACCATTCGGGAGCCCAACGGATAAAGGGCTAATTTGGCGAATATTAATAAAATGGGATAGACAACCCGACATATGTCGGGATGCTCCCGTATCGATAATCCAAGAGAAAGATAAAGTTTTACCGGATAAACGAGTCGATGAGGACGGTCCTGGCTGTCTTGACTGCCATATTTTGTGAACTTCCTCAAGTTGTGTCGGAGTGAGTTTGTTAAAATCGATATTATCGAACCCCGTACAGGAAGGAGCATGTGAAACAGATGGAGGAGGAACCGCAGCCACGTGAGCACGGGCTGGGTCGCCATTCATGGGAGGGGCAGTAGCAGTCGGCTGGACAGGGGCACCGTGGACAGAGGTGGCAGTGGTGGTGACTAGGTGAGCACGGGTGGTAGTTGCGGCAGCCTTTTTAATACGGTCATAATTGGCTCTACCTTGGACGTCCGGAACTACAGTACGACTCATGTCGGCCTCATTAATATAGATACGATCGCGAGGACGGTCGCCCCACCAATCCGGGAATTCCCCTGTAACTCGGTAACATACGGGATACAAGTGTCCAGGCCGGCGACAAGCTATACAGTACGGTCTATTAGGGTCATTAGGCCGAGATCGATCCCCTCCCCCACCAGAATTTCGAGAATGAGCAGGGGTACGGGTGGCAAAGGCCATGGTGTCGGGTTTGGAGTCGATTTTGTTTGTAGACAGTTGACGCATCCCCTCCTCTTGGAGGAGTCGATTATATGCAAAATCAAGTGTGGGTAAAGGCGACATACCGATTAAATGAGACCGAGCATTGTCAAAGCGGTCATCCAATCCCATTAAAAAATCGCGAACACGTTTCTTATCACGACGATTGTCAAGAATACTTACCAGATTACATGTGCAAGGATCACACGCACAAGGTGGAATGGGATCGGCTGCTTGAATATCGTCCCATAGTTTCGTGAGGCGGCCATAGTAATCAATGAGCGATTCCGTTGGACCCTGGCGACACGAACTCAACTCCCCTTGTAATCGAAAAATCCGGGCATCATTGTTCTGGCAGTACCTGTTTCGAATATCGTCCCATATTTGTTTTGCTTCGGGACGATATGAAGTCATTCGTCGAATGGTCGGATCGAGAGAGTTGTATATCCACGCTGTTACTAGCGCGTTTTGAGACAGCCAGGCCGGAAAATCAGAGGCCGTAGCCGCGGGTTTTTTGACGGTGCCGTCGACATACCCTTGCTTACCTTTGGCGAGAAGAGCAAGAGTAAGGCCGCGGGACCATTCGTCGAAATTTGTCCCTGTGAACGCGATTTGTGTGATGTTAGTGCTAGGATTTTCAACAGGAACAAAGGTGTAAGATTGGGATTTCTGGTCATTCGGGATTAATTGATTGTTGTCGGGATTCGTCATGTTTGATAATCGAATTCGAAGATCGAAAGGAAAACGAAGATGATCGAGATTTATTGTTTGATGAACTTGGCTGATACCATGTCAAGGACGTAGGATTGCATATAATATTGAATGAATGTATATTTCTTGTGTATTATCATTTACACTATCAAATATATATATGAAGGAATTAGCTATAACAAAGGTAAGGGAATAATTACAATATCAACTAATGGAGGCAAGGAGAGATTGTTGCCATAAGGGTGAGAGAGCCGTTGGAGAGAGCTGTTGGAGGTAGAGAGTTGTTGAATGTCCATGGGCTTGAGCCCATCGTAATATAAAGTGTTATCGCCATGTGTTCGGGGTCGGTTGAGGAGGTACCTTATCCGATTTCATGCCTAAGAAAAGTATGCACCGCTTTTACACGATTATCAAGTTTTCGACTAAGGCAGATTTATCACGTACCGGTACCCTTAAATAACCATCGTTCGTAtcattttcgattttttttccgG from Silene latifolia isolate original U9 population chromosome 3, ASM4854445v1, whole genome shotgun sequence harbors:
- the LOC141645844 gene encoding uncharacterized protein LOC141645844 produces the protein MSMSMAKAIAMATARRQEKPATDPNDPKYNFYVKMKPLRTLKLAIEALLEPTFKDDDDPGFGIVGVTTDSLVISVTNKDKNATAALSLNSSGMIHFRNNVPLSIVRFWAPLRLISHGLPRKLDGDDDTLTIFHVRGTNQLSFRFGTVFGCVFWAEIVEIPNATMFPLFTVLHETTVPAKDIREMIDCALQTRDLVNVNWKADFATFEIGSDKKWAYDYSQNAVREPTELKNEDTYQAEFNWSYTSLMKEVSFLSDKVSVHFLTVPEEHVLFKFHIGELGDFMLIKKAFFEVPDMNMNTDGDACDSITLETVSIS